Within the Amaranthus tricolor cultivar Red isolate AtriRed21 chromosome 15, ASM2621246v1, whole genome shotgun sequence genome, the region ATAAGTTATAATAAGATCATTTCAGTTGTAAATTTGTAATGAGCTTTTTACATTACTTTTGCTCAACATTTTTACTACTCAATAAGTCCTAAACTTCTAAAACTTCACTTCATTACAGTTTTTAGATCCTGTTTGATAGATGCCATTTTGGACTTTGTATTTCATTTTGTtggattttgttttattataagcttttgaattttattaaacTTTTGGCTTGCCACCATTTGAGGTGAAGATGACCGCTTTTATTTATGTTTGGTCTTAGCTTGAAATTATTGTGCTTGTACATGTTATTTGGAGGGAtgaaaaaaatttggttgttcaTTTTGCAAACGAAATTCTGCCGAAATTTCATCCATATGTCATGTGATTATTTATGTGTTGAAGGTAAAGTGAGAATTAAGTAAGTAAAAAACTTTATTTTCACAAAAGATTCCAACAAATTACTTAAGAGTTGCCGAAAAATTACGTCTCACCATCTTGTTGTCTACGGCTTGCTACATCGTATGAATTGAAGTTGTATAATGAGTTCTAAGGATCGAAGGAGACAACTAGGTAAGAAAGTATGTTTTACCATTAAAGCTATATATGGCACAAGGACTAGTTAGTAATAGACGAATATAATCAAATTTGGACTGATcatccatttattttttatttgatcatcCATAACTTAATTTGGCTTTGATCATTCATAAGTTTtagaagtattatttatttatttatttattttttatgatagtgaagttatttttacaaaaacaaaaacacttgaaattcaaATTACTGATTTGCTACCAAAATTCGTCTTTACTTCTCTCCTTTCAGTTCACCAATTCAAATTGGGAGAGAAAAAAAACAGAGAGTTGATTTTTGAGTGAAAAAATGGTGAAAGGATTGCAACAACAAAATCTAGCTGCCGATGTTATTCAACTTGTCGAACAATTAGACCGACATTGTTTGGCTTCCGATGGATCTCTTGTCTCTAAATCTGCTTTTTACGATCTACAACTCGTATGTTTTCTTCCATTTTCTCTATCAATCTCCAATTTTGCTTCTATTGATCTctaattttgttgattttcatATGCAGGCTAGAGAGGAAATGTGTAGGGAAAGATTACGCTACTTGGAAGCCATGGTATGGTTTTCCCTGATTCATGTATACCCATCAATCTGAATTTGACGTTGATTAGTAAAAATTGATTTGGTAGGCCATTTATTGTGAGGCAATTGCCATGGTAGAAGAATATCAGCAAGCTTTGTCGGTTCGTGATGTTCAGGGTTTGTATCCTCAACTTGGTCTCAAGAACCCTCCTCAGGTCTATTATCTTGCCTTTTAAAAATCACATACAATTTTGATAGTTGGGTCATAATGAACTATATTAAAATGAttctttaaattatgtgcaatTCTtctttatttatgtgaagttgcactaGATGTTTGCTACAAGGGTCAATCAAGACATCTTTGTTATGGGTAAGTTTGTGTTCATCCGAGCCCCAACCCCACTTTGGTGGGAGGCTGGAAGCCATTCAATAATATTggagtaatggaatgttgtggTTATTTTAACAATTTGATCATTGACCTTATGCAGTTTTACATCTCGAATTTTCTTGCCACTCTATATGTTTGTAAGCTTATTTGTGTATGATGCCTTGTGTAAATACTTCTATGTGGATGCTAATTTGAAGCATTAATGAGGGTAATTTGGGTTCAGCTTTTGTACTTGAGTACTTCTAAGATAATTTTTTGTACGAATATTGAGATGTTTAGTTTATAATAGGTTTATGAGACTCTGGAGCACAGGCTTGTTGTTGCTGAGGCTGCTCAAAAATTGAGACTTCCTCTTATTTCCAAAGATGGGGAAATACATGAGGAGGAGATTGAGAAATGGAGTATCATGTCTCGAAGCTCTCTAGACAGTACGAGCTCTAATGTGACTATGAGCTCAAGTTCTAATTCAACGAATTATGCTACTAGTACCCCTAGTACAGCAGCAAACAGTAATTTGAATGCTACTGATATGAGTGATCCTGGCATTGGTGGAGTTCCCAACCGTTATTTGGGAATTACTTCAACTTATTTGTGGCAGACTCAACTCCATCAAGCTCCATTATCCATGGTATGTGGATGACTTGTTTATTCCAATTGGAGAATCGTTAAATACATATGTGCTTTAGCGAGATTGTTCCTTCTACTTGTCACTATTGTAGGCTATGGCAGAATACCAGATGTCACTCTTTCGTGAGATTGAGGCTCGTTTGAAAGTGAAATGTGATAAGCTGGCTGGTGCTTTTGTAGTGGATGATGTTGGTGAGTATCTCTTTCTCACTCTCTCATTTTCTTACTTATGAGATATATTGGAATGTTGTGGAGTTTTCATGATTTtagattataatatattaaatgttaaagttGGCATGATGAAGGTAACACTACATTTACTTCTCCATGCCCATTATTTGGGACCTATCTACTTCATGCTCATTTCGtggatgatttttttattcttgatGTTCATTATTTGGAACTACTTTGCATAGCTATTTGGTTTGACCAAGCATATATTTTGTTGTTTGACCAACTAACTAGTTAAAAGCCAAATGTCAAACAAAAAGATGGTCAAccatatatttttcttacacaCCCAAAACCTTGTATCATTCGTgtgaagatttttttttttgaagtagcTACTTTGTGATATCCAGAGAGTTTTGCATTGGCTTTCTAAGCTTTGTGTTTGTTTACATTTTCTAGACAAAGAACAATCAACTTCCTCTCCCTTCCCTAAAGCGGGTATAGATGTGATATTGATGCCAAATAGTTATAGTAGTCTTATCCTCCTTTGTAGTCATTTCTTTTGCTCACTTATTCTCCCTCTGCCCTCTCAATTAGTACCACATGCTTTTTGGGTAAAATTTAATGGAAAGGGGAATTGGGTTGAAGAATAAGGCAAAAAACAAGTAAATGATAGAAATGAGTTGGTAAGATAGAGAGAGAGAAtaagtttgtggatgagattaaaaggaaaGTGAGTTCATTGCCAATACAGAAAAAAGTGCAAAATTAGTGggcaaaataaaatgaaaagtgatGCTAATTGACAGGGACAAAGTGAGTAATATTTTAATTGCCAGAATAAAGTCAAGAATTTTATATTAAGTATATACTACCCTCACTTGTTCCTATTTCAGTCTACATTTACAACATGGAGGAGAAAAACATAAACATACAGCAAATGAaaactttaaaagaaaaaaaagaatattcATGGAGAATAGgatatttcaattttaaaataatgaacATGAAGAAGTAGATAACTTCCAAATTATAAACATGATCTCAGTGTAATAAAATACTTAGACGTGATTACCAAATTTATGTATGCCAAATGATCTTGATGGACTAATTTATGCAGCAAGTTTGCTATGGAAGAAACTCCTAGGAATTTAACATAAGCATAAAGATGAATAATGTATTATTTGCCCTTTGCTTCTTTCTTTTCTGCCCAGATGGTTCAGCTGGACATCAGAATCTAAGCTCACGTCTTCCAGAAAGGTATGCTATTTGTCTTAGAAATTTTTCTAGTTTTTCATGTGGAACTTGTATGGTATGTTACTAAGACTAGAGTAATTGTAATTTGTTGTAACAGATACTTGTGCATGTCTAAATGTCTAACTTGGCAGCTTTATGAAAAATTCCATGCTTTTAGTGGGTTACAACTTACATGCATGTTATTTGCTACCTGACCTGCTTATCTTGTGTCATGTCAGTTTTGACAGCCCTAAGGTGCATCAGTTGTGCTATTCCCGCTGCCTATTTGCTATCGTAGTTGTGTAGTTTGTTACCGCTAATAAGTAGCAAAATGCTTTTTGTGACTTCAGTTATTGTTTGTCAGGGTAAAGGTAATTATTGAGGAGATAGAAAGGGAGGAAGAAACACTAAAAGAAGATCTCTACTCTGCTGACAGAAAATTTGCAGAATACTATAATGTGTGTAAGCATTAATCCACACCATTGTTATTTATCATTTGTAACATTAGTAAACTGAGAATATGCCTTGTATTTCCCATAATGAAGAATATGTGATAAAGCGTGTACTTCTCAGGTCTTAGAGCAAATACTAGGTGTGCTTATCAAGCTTGTCAAAGATTTGAAGTTGCAAAATCAACATAAGTTCGTAAGTTTTCATTTTGCTTTTTTTGATGGGTACTTTTCTATTCGACAAACAGTGAGGCAGGTAATTTGTTGAATATTCTGTAGGATGAGCTGCAGAAAACTTGGCAAATCAAGAGACATGAAGCCATGGGTGCTAAATTGCGGTATGGTGATTGTGGatactttattttgtttatacttggtacctatgttacttggactcgggtactgatgtcggATACCAGTATGTGTCTAAGTGTCGGAttcgtctaaatattcaattttacacctaaaatgaagtgtttaAGTGTCATATCAATGTCTGAGCATTAAGGTTGGGTTATTATAAACTAgtggcaaagagaaattgagtatttagcttcttgaaggATCCATTGGCAACAAACAGAAaccaaaggttggattattacaaaaaatttaaaggtgagattattggcaggtaatgggaaatagattggattattataaagaaggaagaagatgagaGGTAACCTAATATAGCAGGTCATTTTTTGAAGGGCccattggcaacaaactgaaaTCAAAAGTTGGATAATTAAAAAGATTTcaaaaggtgagattattggcAAGTAATggaaaataggttggattattcacaataatttttcccCCGAAAATATATGTAAAGCCAATTACCTTAAACAATAGACCCTATTATTAATCAGTCCTTCCTACCACCCTTAAATGACTGTCAATATATCTCTTCTCCTTCCATGTGATACTAACCTATTTGCTCCATTGGGTGTCCATATGAGATTATGCCATTCCAAAATTAAAGTTTTCTCACTTTTTGTTTTCTCTTTCTCTCACTTAACTTTGTTCAGTCACACAATAGTGTTTATAAAAAAACAAGTCAATATGTAGGGTAAATCTCACATGGAAGGAGGTAGTATGCTATGgctttaaattcaaaaatctcTTACCATTTTTGATAATTGGGGCCCTTAATTCTTGAAGTGACATAGAGTTGTAGAACTGTTATTTTTGGACATTTTTAATAAAGATGTGTTCAAAATGCAGTAATTGTGAATTTTTGGGTATTAACTATTTCTGGaattttaaagataattttTGTTACTGGATGATGTCATTCTTGTTATGATTGATAGACTAGTAACTAAACCCTTCATGACTTTCAGGGTGTCCATGCCAAATTGACTCTTTAATGCATAGTTGAATAGGGCTTGTGACTTGTAAAAAATGTTCATGAGCCCAACTAAGCCTATATTAGACTCTTTTCAAACTTAGGATGATTTAGGAGGATTTTGTATATTGTTCTTGTGATAAAATGTTGCGTGCCTTATCCTGCTAGGGTACTGGAGCATATACTCCTAGTTGAAACGTATACTAAAGAAACAATACCAGCAC harbors:
- the LOC130801827 gene encoding AUGMIN subunit 4 — protein: MVKGLQQQNLAADVIQLVEQLDRHCLASDGSLVSKSAFYDLQLAREEMCRERLRYLEAMAIYCEAIAMVEEYQQALSVRDVQGLYPQLGLKNPPQVYETLEHRLVVAEAAQKLRLPLISKDGEIHEEEIEKWSIMSRSSLDSTSSNVTMSSSSNSTNYATSTPSTAANSNLNATDMSDPGIGGVPNRYLGITSTYLWQTQLHQAPLSMAMAEYQMSLFREIEARLKVKCDKLAGAFVVDDVDGSAGHQNLSSRLPERVKVIIEEIEREEETLKEDLYSADRKFAEYYNVLEQILGVLIKLVKDLKLQNQHKFDELQKTWQIKRHEAMGAKLRVLEHILLVETYTKETIPALHKIRKYLVEATEEASTAYNKAVTRLREYQGVDPHFDKIARQYHDIVKKLDNMRWTIQQVEMDLKYLPDHSNT